Genomic segment of Prochlorococcus marinus XMU1405:
ATACTTTAGGAAGAGAAAAATATTTTAATGATTATTTGCATGAATCATTAAAAAAACTGGATAATCTAAATCTCTCAGAGGAATATTTAAGGATATTTTATGGATTTTCTAAAAAATATAATGAATATAATAAATTAGATGAAAATCAAAGAAAAAGGTTAATTATAGATACAAGAAAAAATCTTTATAAACTAGGTAAAAATCTAGAAATAGAAAGTTCTAGAAATATTAATAATAATGTTTTTCTGAATAAAGCTGATTCAAGTTTGTCTTTTGATTCAGATATTTCATTAATAAAAAATGTAGGAAAAGTTTATAAAAATAAGCTTAATGAATTAGGGATATTTCATATAAAAGATCTAATTAATTATTTCCCACGAACGTATCTAGACTATACAAATAGAGTCAAGATAATAAATTTAAAACCAGATAATTTATACACGTGCATCGCAAACGTTAAGAGATTTTATATTCATAAGAGTAAAAAAAATAGTAACTTATCAATAATGAATATTGTAGTTTCTGATGAAACGTCTTCAATAAAGGTTACAAAATTTTTTTTAGGAAGAAGATTTAGATCTTACTCCTTCTTCACATCTCAAAAATCTTTGTATAATCCTGGAACCAAATTAGCAATTTCCGGTAAGGTTAAATTGACAGAGTATGGAAAAACTTTTGTAGATCCGCAGATTGAAATTCTTAACGATAACAATGATAATTTTAATTTTTCAGGCAAAATATTACCCTTGTATTCATTAGGTGAAGCTATATCAAATATGAGTTTTATAAAACTTATGAAAAAGGTACTAATTTATGCAAAGGAATATCCAGAAATTTTAAATAAAAAGCAACTTGATTCATTATCTTTATTATCAAAAGGAGAGTCGTTGATTAATATTCATTTCCCACCAACCCAACAGTCACTTATTGAGTCAAAAAAACGGTTGGTTTTTGATGAGTTATTCCTACTTCAAATAAAGTTCCTACTTAGAAAAAGAAAGATGAATAAAAATGTAACTTCCCAACAATTACCTCAAAAGAAATCTTTATTAAAAGAATTTTTAAATACTTTTCCTTTTGAATTAACAAAATCTCAAGAAAATGTTTTAAATGAAATTAAGAAAGATTTATCTAATCCCGTACCAATGTCTAGATTGCTTCAGGGAGATGTGGGAAGCGGTAAAACTATAATTGCAATAGCGTCTCTTTTACTTGTCATTGAAAAAAACCTGCAAGGTGCATTTATGGTCCCAACAGAGGTATTGGCAGAACAGCATTATAAAAATTTATTAAAATATTTGAATCCTCTTTTAGTTTCTGTTGAATTACTTACTGGGAATACTCCTCAAAAAAAGAGAAAAGAAATTTTTTCTAATTTGAAAAATGGATTAGTTGATATCCTCGTAGGTACTCATGCATTATTTGAGGATAAAGTTATCTTTAATGCATTAGGCATGGTTGTAATTGATGAACAACATAGATTTGGAGTTACTCAAAGAAATAGATTACTAAATAAAGGAGAAAATACTAACTTGTTATCAATGACAGCAACACCAATTCCAAGAACTCTTGCGCTTTCTATTTATGGTGATTTAGATGTGAGTCAAATTACAGAACTCCCTCCTGGTAGAGTTCCCATAACAACAAAAATAATTTCAGAAGATGATTTAACTAACTTGTTTAAGATTGTTGCAGATGAGATCAATAAGGGAAAGCAAGCTTATGTGATTTTGCCACTCATAGAAGATTCAGAAAAAATGAATTTAAGCTCCGCAAAGAAAACATTCAAACATTTATCAGAAGAGGTCTTTTTTAACAAAAAAGTTGGATTATTACATGGGAAGTTAAGTTCACAAGAAAAGAACGAAGTAATTAATTCTTTTTTAAAGAATGAAATTAATATATTGGTTTCAACCACAGTAATTGAGGTTGGCATTGATGTGCCTAATGCCACAATTATGATTATTTATAATTCGGACAGATTTGGATTGTCCCAGCTACATCAATTAAGGGGGAGAGTTGGTAGAGGATCAACAAAATCTTTTTGTTATCTGGTAACCCCCGATAAAAATGGATTAGAAAATAAACGACTTTGTGTTTTGCAAAAATCTAATGATGGCTTTTATATTGCTGAAAAAGACTTGGAGCTTAGAGGACCAGGCCAGATTTTAGGATATAGACAATCCGGATTGCCTGATTTTGTACTGGACAATTTACCTAACAATAAATTTCTTATTGATAAGGCTCGTGAAGAGGCTATTAAGATTGTTAGCAATGATCCTGATTTAAATGAAAATATTGTTTTAAGGAATATACTTATTGATAATTCTGATAATAAATTCATTCATGATTTCTTAAATTGAAACTATCATTGTAATTTTTGATATATATGCCACTATAAATCAATTGCAAATTTCAATTGAAAATTTGGAATAAAATACCAATTAAAGATAATGGAGATAAATTAATAGCTATACCTAGCTGCCTAAAGTTTTTAGATCCTCACCCTTACTTTCATTTAGGAGCACCTTACAAAGATAAAACTTCTATTTGGAAATTAAGAGAGGAAGTTGTAAATAGATTAATAAAAGTAAATGATTATTTGATATCAAAGAGTAGTTTTAACCTCTTAATTTATGACAGTTGGCGACCTTTAGAAGTCCAGGAATTTATGTTTAAAAGAGCATTTTTATTAGAATGTGAAAAATCTGATATTGATATTTCTTTTGAAAATATAAAATCTTATCCATCCATTTTAAAAAAAGTTGAAAAATTTTGGGCATATCCTTCCTATGACACTAGGTGTCCTCCCCCTCATTCAACTGGGGGTGCATTGGATGTTTGTTTATCAGATAAAGATGGAAATCTTGTTGAAATGGGAAGCATGGTTGATCAAATGGATGAGACCTCAAATCCTTATTTTTATGCAAACATAAAGAATGAAGGAGCAATTATTTGGAATAGTAGAAGAAATTTATTAAGGGAAATTATGACTAAATTCGGATTTGCTCAACATCCTAATGAATGGTGGCATTTTAGTTATGGTGATCAATTATGGGCTTGGAAAAATAAAAAAGCAAATGCCCTCTATGGAAAAATTTAAAATCTATTGATTTTCATTTAGTAAATTTAATATATAATTTTCATCTTGAGTATTTATAAAATCTCCGAAATCCAAATCCAAATTACTCTTCCAATTATCAAATAATGGTTGAAGAGTTTTTTCTAAATCGTTAAGTTCCATTCTTTGTAAAAATGGTTTAGCAAGCCTTTGTAGATTTTTACTTCCCCCCAACCATAATTGGTATTTGTTTTGCCCACTTCCAACAAGTGCTAATTCGGCCATATAAGGCCTGGTACATCCATTCGGACATCCTGTCATTCTGAATAATATTGTCTTTTGTATTTTTAGATCTAATAGTAAATTTTCAATCCTTTTTAGTACATCAGGTAAAATTCTTTCGGCTTCAGTCATTGCAAGACCACAAAGTGGTAGAGCAGGACATGCTAAAGCGTGTCTTTGTATTTCATTAATGTTTTCTAAATTTTCATATCCAATTTTTAATAAAGATTTTTGAATTTCACCTTTGTTTTTATTTGGGATATTACAAAGTAAAATATCTTGATTAGGGGTGAGTCTTAAATCTAAATTATATTTTTTAACAATACTTGTGATGGTATTCTTCTTCTCTCCAGATAATCTTCCTGATAATAATGGTAAACCTACGAAATGGGAGGTTTTATTTTGTTTATGCCAACCTAGGTAATCAATTAGAACTTTATCAGGTTCTTTTCTAATTTTTTTAATTTCTTTTTTGAAATACTTATCAGAAAGTATCTTTTTGAACCATTTAATACCTTTTCTATGAAGAAGATATTTCATTCTCGAATTTTTTCTTGATTTTCTATCACCATAATCTCTTTGAATAGCCACAATGCTTTGTATTAATTCATAAACATCAGGTTCTTCAACGTATCCAAGTGGATCTGCAATCCTGGCAAAGGTCTCCTCATTATTATGTGTGCGACCCATACCACCTCCAACATAGAAGTTGCATCCTTCTAAGTTTCCATCTTTAGAAGTAAAGGCAACTATTCCTATGTCATTGGTAAGAAGATCAACAGAATTGTCCCCAGGAACTGTCACGGCACATTTGAATTTTCTCGGTAAATAAGTTGAACCATAAAGAGGCTCATCTTTTATTCCACTAAAAACATTATCTTTGAATTGGAGCTTCCTAATTGCTTCAATATCTTCGTCAGGCTTTATGGTGTACTCTAAATCTCCATCAGCCCAAAGCTCTAAAAAAGTGCCTTGGCCAGCCATTGGGGTGAGAAGATCTGCAACTTTTTTTGCCAATGCTCTTGCAATATTATAGTCTGGCGAATCAAATGGAGCCGCAGGGGCCATAACATTTCTATTAATGTCTCCGCATGCAGCTAATGTGGAGCCCATTGAATTTACTATTGTTTGAATTACTTCCTTTAGGTTTTCCTTTCTGATTCCATGCATTTGAAAGGCTTGTCTTGTAGTGGCCCTAAGTGTTCCATTACCAAGTTTGTCAGATAATTCATCTAATGCTAAAAATAATTTCCCAGGAACTTCACCGCCCGGATTTCTTAACCTAAGCATCATTTGCCAATCTTTACTTTTTCCCGGCCTTCTATTTTCCCTGTTATCTTGTTGATAACTACCATGAAATTTTAATAACTGAACCGCATCATTGGTAAAATGATCGCTCTCATTGACTAATTCCGTAGCAAGTGGTTCTTTTAGAAATTGGCTACTTTTTTTAAAATTCTCGAATTTAGAAACTTCAAGTCCATTTGCCAAACAAACAGTTTCTTCCTTAGCAGAATCTTTTTTCTTTTTTACTTTCTCAACCTTGATCAAAGGACCAAAAAATATCTCTTTTTATACATTAGCGAAAAGCTTATTTAACTGGTAGTAAATTATAGTAAGTTAAGTCAAATTTTTTTTTCTTGTCTAAATATCTACTTGAGATAGGAACAGAAGAGTTGCCCGCGAAATTCTCTCATTCTGTTCTAAAGCAATTTAAATCTTTAATAGAATTTGAATTGGATAAAAAGTTAATCAAATTCGAAAATATATTTGTCACCTCTACACCAAGGAGGATAGTTCTACTCCTCGAAGGTTTAGTTGATTATGCAGAAGATAAGACAATAGTAAGAAAAGGGCCTAAAGCAAATTCAGCTTATTTAAATGGATGTCCAACTAATGCAGCTTTAGGATTCGCTAATAGCTTAGATATAGATGTAAGTGAGCTAGAAATAAAAAATACAGAAAAGGGTGATTTTGTATTTGGAAAGAAAATTGAAAAAGGACTCTCAACAAAAATTTCTTTGTCTTTAATTATCCCAAAATTAGTAAAGAGTCTTCAAGGCCCTCGATTTATGAAATGGGGTGCTGGGACCATAAAATTTTCAAGACCTATCAGGTGGATTACCTCTGTTTATAATGATGAAATTCTTGATTTTGAATTTGATGAATGTGATCCAAAGATCAAAATAAGTAATAAATCAAGAAGTCATAGGCTAATCAATGAAGTTTTAGAAGTTCAGAATCCTGAAGACTTTTTTGAATTATTGAAACGAAATAGAGTCTTAGCTATTCGAAAAGAAAGAAAAGAAAAAATTGAAAGTTTAATAAATCAGGCATCTAAATCTTTAAATCTGAAACCTGATCTTTCAGAAGGATTGCTAAATGAGTTAACTGATTTAGTTGAATGGCCAGACTTAATTATTGGCCAATTTAGTGATGAATTTCTTGATCTTCCGGTTGAAGTTCTCTCAACAGTCATGAAAAGTCATCAGAGATACGTTCCTCTTTTATTCAAAAACAAAAGTTTTTCTAAACTAGATTTGAGCTCTGAAAAAAATATTAGTACAACTTTCTGCGTTATTTCAAATGGTCTTGAAGAATCAAATAATAATATTGCCAAAGGTAATGAGAAAGTATTAAAGGCAAGGTTTTCAGATGCAAAGTTTTTCGTAGAAAGTGACAAAAAAGTTGCTTCAATCGAAAGAAATGAAAAGCTTAAATTTGTTTCGTATTTGAAAGGACTTGGAAATATTTTTCAAAGGGTAGAAAGAATAGAGGAAGTTGCTAAAAAAATTCTTAAATTCTTAAACGATAAGTCTTTAGAAGAAAAAAAAATAATGGAAGTTGCTAAATACTGTAAAAACGACTTATGTAGCGAAATTGTTTTCGAATTCCCTGAGCTGCAAGGAATAATGGGCGGCAAATATCTTAAATATGAGGGATTTAGTGAGGATGTTTGCTTGGCTGTCGCTGAACATTATTTACCTTCCTCTTATAAAGATGCTTTGCCCTCCACAAAATATGGTGCAATAGTTTCTGTAGCAGATAAGGTAGAAACTTTAATTAGTATATTTATTTCTGGTAAGCGTCCCAGTGGATCATCTGATCCTTATGCTTTAAGAAGAAATTTGAATGGAGTAATTAAAATAATTTGGGATTATGAACTTGATTTACCTTTAGATAAATTATTTAATGAACTTATTGATTTTTGGAAAATCGCATTTCCGAATTTAAACTTCTCAAGAGAAACAGTATTTAATGATTTAAATCAATTTTTAGTTCAAAGAATTGTTAGTCATCTCGAAGAAATATCACTAAGTAAAGAATTAATAAAGGCCGTTTGCTTTTCTGATGAATTATCTCAAAAAAGAGTAATGAATATTGTTGATCTTAAAGATAGGATTAAATCTCTTGTTAATTTTAAAGAAAAAGAAAATTTTGTTGAAATCCAGAAGGTAATTACTAGGGTAAGCAAATTAGCAAATAAAAGTGATATTTCAAGAGACGTTCTCTCAACAAGAGATTATGTAAACACAAAACTTTTTGAAAAAGATTGTGAATACAAAGTTTTTGAATTTATTGGAGAATTAGAAAAACTTTTTTCAGAAGGTTATTGCAATTACTTGGAACTTCTAAATTTGTTTGAGATTAATATAAACACTATCGAGGATTTATTTGATAATGAAAAGGGAGTCCTAATAATGTCAGAGGATTTAAAAATAAGAAATAATAGACTCAATTTGTTGAGCTTAATTAGAAATTATTCTCTAAAAATAGCCGATTTTACACTTTTGAACTCTTAACTTTAATTCCTCCTTTTATT
This window contains:
- the recG gene encoding ATP-dependent DNA helicase RecG — translated: MTTSDNNNKLIKDWIRPLQKSLTIETENKFINTLGREKYFNDYLHESLKKLDNLNLSEEYLRIFYGFSKKYNEYNKLDENQRKRLIIDTRKNLYKLGKNLEIESSRNINNNVFLNKADSSLSFDSDISLIKNVGKVYKNKLNELGIFHIKDLINYFPRTYLDYTNRVKIINLKPDNLYTCIANVKRFYIHKSKKNSNLSIMNIVVSDETSSIKVTKFFLGRRFRSYSFFTSQKSLYNPGTKLAISGKVKLTEYGKTFVDPQIEILNDNNDNFNFSGKILPLYSLGEAISNMSFIKLMKKVLIYAKEYPEILNKKQLDSLSLLSKGESLINIHFPPTQQSLIESKKRLVFDELFLLQIKFLLRKRKMNKNVTSQQLPQKKSLLKEFLNTFPFELTKSQENVLNEIKKDLSNPVPMSRLLQGDVGSGKTIIAIASLLLVIEKNLQGAFMVPTEVLAEQHYKNLLKYLNPLLVSVELLTGNTPQKKRKEIFSNLKNGLVDILVGTHALFEDKVIFNALGMVVIDEQHRFGVTQRNRLLNKGENTNLLSMTATPIPRTLALSIYGDLDVSQITELPPGRVPITTKIISEDDLTNLFKIVADEINKGKQAYVILPLIEDSEKMNLSSAKKTFKHLSEEVFFNKKVGLLHGKLSSQEKNEVINSFLKNEINILVSTTVIEVGIDVPNATIMIIYNSDRFGLSQLHQLRGRVGRGSTKSFCYLVTPDKNGLENKRLCVLQKSNDGFYIAEKDLELRGPGQILGYRQSGLPDFVLDNLPNNKFLIDKAREEAIKIVSNDPDLNENIVLRNILIDNSDNKFIHDFLN
- a CDS encoding M15 family metallopeptidase; the encoded protein is MKIWNKIPIKDNGDKLIAIPSCLKFLDPHPYFHLGAPYKDKTSIWKLREEVVNRLIKVNDYLISKSSFNLLIYDSWRPLEVQEFMFKRAFLLECEKSDIDISFENIKSYPSILKKVEKFWAYPSYDTRCPPPHSTGGALDVCLSDKDGNLVEMGSMVDQMDETSNPYFYANIKNEGAIIWNSRRNLLREIMTKFGFAQHPNEWWHFSYGDQLWAWKNKKANALYGKI
- a CDS encoding NADPH-dependent assimilatory sulfite reductase hemoprotein subunit, producing MIKVEKVKKKKDSAKEETVCLANGLEVSKFENFKKSSQFLKEPLATELVNESDHFTNDAVQLLKFHGSYQQDNRENRRPGKSKDWQMMLRLRNPGGEVPGKLFLALDELSDKLGNGTLRATTRQAFQMHGIRKENLKEVIQTIVNSMGSTLAACGDINRNVMAPAAPFDSPDYNIARALAKKVADLLTPMAGQGTFLELWADGDLEYTIKPDEDIEAIRKLQFKDNVFSGIKDEPLYGSTYLPRKFKCAVTVPGDNSVDLLTNDIGIVAFTSKDGNLEGCNFYVGGGMGRTHNNEETFARIADPLGYVEEPDVYELIQSIVAIQRDYGDRKSRKNSRMKYLLHRKGIKWFKKILSDKYFKKEIKKIRKEPDKVLIDYLGWHKQNKTSHFVGLPLLSGRLSGEKKNTITSIVKKYNLDLRLTPNQDILLCNIPNKNKGEIQKSLLKIGYENLENINEIQRHALACPALPLCGLAMTEAERILPDVLKRIENLLLDLKIQKTILFRMTGCPNGCTRPYMAELALVGSGQNKYQLWLGGSKNLQRLAKPFLQRMELNDLEKTLQPLFDNWKSNLDLDFGDFINTQDENYILNLLNENQ
- the glyS gene encoding glycine--tRNA ligase subunit beta, with the translated sequence MSKYLLEIGTEELPAKFSHSVLKQFKSLIEFELDKKLIKFENIFVTSTPRRIVLLLEGLVDYAEDKTIVRKGPKANSAYLNGCPTNAALGFANSLDIDVSELEIKNTEKGDFVFGKKIEKGLSTKISLSLIIPKLVKSLQGPRFMKWGAGTIKFSRPIRWITSVYNDEILDFEFDECDPKIKISNKSRSHRLINEVLEVQNPEDFFELLKRNRVLAIRKERKEKIESLINQASKSLNLKPDLSEGLLNELTDLVEWPDLIIGQFSDEFLDLPVEVLSTVMKSHQRYVPLLFKNKSFSKLDLSSEKNISTTFCVISNGLEESNNNIAKGNEKVLKARFSDAKFFVESDKKVASIERNEKLKFVSYLKGLGNIFQRVERIEEVAKKILKFLNDKSLEEKKIMEVAKYCKNDLCSEIVFEFPELQGIMGGKYLKYEGFSEDVCLAVAEHYLPSSYKDALPSTKYGAIVSVADKVETLISIFISGKRPSGSSDPYALRRNLNGVIKIIWDYELDLPLDKLFNELIDFWKIAFPNLNFSRETVFNDLNQFLVQRIVSHLEEISLSKELIKAVCFSDELSQKRVMNIVDLKDRIKSLVNFKEKENFVEIQKVITRVSKLANKSDISRDVLSTRDYVNTKLFEKDCEYKVFEFIGELEKLFSEGYCNYLELLNLFEININTIEDLFDNEKGVLIMSEDLKIRNNRLNLLSLIRNYSLKIADFTLLNS